A window of Apium graveolens cultivar Ventura chromosome 8, ASM990537v1, whole genome shotgun sequence contains these coding sequences:
- the LOC141679933 gene encoding uncharacterized protein LOC141679933: MEVKRLIFFRGKRGEMKGFMIKGTVGATWHPLIGIDLITAAVITTTAIMSQRDFLGEKGGNEKWAVFFPPEQKNPFLVTWRRHTQSNTLSCNRAPSLLSVKTVSISLKFKDESKNKLEIWYLNTQLYCFNLKPRLPNFIPLPSFSLPGGVAFLGWKFIIILSMGWKFIIILSMRNKKLFWVSAAAPLTSDVLKARIELLQRNHG, translated from the exons ATGGAAGTGAAAAGGCTGATATTTTTTAGAGGAAAAAGAGGAGAGATGAAGGGTTTTATGATTAAGGGAACCGTCGGGGCCACGTGGCACCCCCTGATTGGCATCGATTTAATAACCGCGGCAGTTATTACCACTACTGCAATCATGTCACAGCGCGACTTTTTAGGAGAAAAAGGGGGAAA TGAAAAATGGGCGGTATTTTTCCCGCCTGAACAAAAAAACCCCTTCTTAGTCACTTGGAGAAGACACACACAGTCAAATACACTCTCTTGCAATCGCGCTCCCTCTCTCCTCTCCGTGAAAACAGTCTCTATCTCTCTCAAATTTAAGGATGAATCGAAGAACAAATTAGAAATTTGGTATTTGAATACTCAATTATATTGCTTTAATTTAAAG CCACGCTTACCTAATTTCATCCCCCTCCCCTCTTTCTCTTTACCTGG TGGTGTTGCATTCCTGGGATGGAAGTTTATAATAATCCTGAGCATGGGATGGAAGTTTATAATAATCCTG AGCATGAGAAATAAAAAGCTTTTCTGGGTTTCAGCAGCTGCACCATTAACATCTG ATGTACTGAAAGCTAGGATTGAGCTTCTACAAAGAAACCACGG TTAG